The Neobacillus sp. OS1-2 genome includes a window with the following:
- a CDS encoding TetR/AcrR family transcriptional regulator has product MNDRKQHVIDAARQLFIDKGYQATSIQDILNYSGISKGTFYNYFSSKNELLITLFKMIYKKLDYDRSELLIGEDPSNIEIFIKQVELQLKMTRTNKLLFLFEEVFVSNDEELKQLIREGQLRNLRWVYNRFIDLFGESKKPFLLDCAVMFNGILLHNLKFNGMAKKSNTKSIDKIVRYSVGRITQVVNEVAEADEQLLNPELLDQWLPNCQKSSKFFQQELYHTILLVKKSLCQKDDQFKNDELLDFIHDELLNNKKPRKYLVESAISTLNSKKDIMEEKSFQKLIHLIESFFKDIEEDN; this is encoded by the coding sequence GCCCGCCAATTATTTATAGACAAAGGGTATCAAGCCACGTCTATTCAGGATATTTTAAACTATAGCGGTATCTCTAAAGGCACATTTTATAACTATTTTTCTTCCAAAAATGAATTATTAATCACACTTTTTAAAATGATTTATAAAAAACTTGACTATGATCGCAGTGAATTACTCATTGGGGAAGACCCCTCAAACATCGAAATCTTTATCAAGCAAGTGGAATTGCAATTGAAAATGACCCGGACGAATAAGTTATTATTTCTTTTCGAAGAGGTATTTGTTTCAAATGATGAAGAGCTTAAGCAATTAATTAGAGAAGGACAATTAAGGAATCTTCGCTGGGTATACAATCGCTTCATCGATCTCTTTGGTGAGAGCAAAAAGCCCTTTTTGTTAGATTGTGCGGTTATGTTTAACGGAATTCTACTCCACAACCTAAAATTTAACGGGATGGCGAAAAAGTCAAATACGAAGAGTATCGATAAAATTGTCCGATACAGTGTGGGGCGGATAACGCAAGTGGTAAATGAGGTAGCAGAAGCGGACGAACAATTACTAAATCCTGAACTTCTGGATCAATGGCTGCCGAACTGTCAGAAAAGCAGCAAGTTTTTCCAGCAGGAGCTCTATCACACAATCCTATTAGTTAAAAAGTCCCTTTGCCAAAAAGATGATCAGTTCAAAAACGATGAATTATTAGACTTTATTCATGATGAACTATTGAACAACAAGAAACCGCGAAAATATCTTGTTGAAAGTGCCATATCAACATTGAATTCGAAAAAAGATATCATGGAAGAGAAAAGTTTCCAAAAGCTTATTCATCTGATTGAGTCATTTTTTAAGGATATAGAAGAAGACAACTAA